The nucleotide window GCACCGCGCGGCAGCGACGCGGTGGACGGCCGGCCGCCCGAGGAAGAGGTCACGGCGCCATGACCGCGCAGCCGGCCTTCCGGCCCGATGAAGTGAAGCACCTGGAATTCCTGCAGGCGGTGATCGCCCGGCACGCCAACACCTCCTTCCTGGTCAAGAGCTGGGCGATGACCGTCAGCGGTGCCTTCGTCGCGGTCGCGACCCGCGGACCGAGCTGGCGGACGGCCGCGGTCGCCGTGGGGCTGGCGGCGGGCTTCTGGCTGCTCGACAGCTACTACCTCCGCCAGGAACGGCGGTTCCGCACCCTCTACGAGAAGGTCGCCGACCGGAGTGCGCAGGTGCCGCCCTTCACCATGGACGCCGAGCAGTACGGCGGCCCCGTGTCCTGGCGCGAGGTCGCACTGTCCAGGACGATGCTGCTCTCCTACGGAGTCCTGGTCGCCATCGACACCATGACGGTCGTCTTCCTCGCCTGACCGCCGCGCTCAGGCCCGTACCGGGCGGGCCTGTCCGGTACGGGCTCGTGCCGCGGTCATCTCCGGGCAGGAGCGGCGGTCCACGGCAGCAGCAGGCCGTCGCCGTCGGTGCGCGGGACGAGGTGGAGATGGAGATGGCGGACGGTCTGGGTGGCCGAGGTGCCGCGCGAGGTGATCACGTTGCAGTCGCCGGCCTCCGCCGCGAGTTCGGCGGCGCGCAGCATGGTGGTCGCGGAGACCACCGGGTCCTCCGCGACATCGGCGACATGCACCCGGGGGATGACCAGCGCATGTCCGGCGGTGAC belongs to Streptomyces sp. NBC_01454 and includes:
- a CDS encoding HIT family protein, whose protein sequence is MVCPGEFREAAGDLPGTRPQHPRTPRPARRPGCPFCLIVGGQAPATLLREWPETIAIRPHHGGVTAGHALVIPRVHVADVAEDPVVSATTMLRAAELAAEAGDCNVITSRGTSATQTVRHLHLHLVPRTDGDGLLLPWTAAPARR